One stretch of Variovorax sp. 54 DNA includes these proteins:
- a CDS encoding S41 family peptidase — MSFFPLRFRFARLLLLSVPMAVLVACGGGGDAGSGVSFLPNSGTGTTPPPTTPPTAPPDAPDDGDALRNAPWVEGVFRTASLYKDRCAAPRTGTGYDGKPFADKAGRTLDENNWLRAWVNDTYLWYDEVPDLDPARYATADYFDVLKTHAVTPSGRDKDQFHFTYTTEEWNALSRAGSSVGYGAQWAFLSFFPPRDVRVAYVEPGSPAATTGAGLPRGAQVLKVNGVDLVNDDTPEGVDALNAAIFSPVPGTLTRFTVLDVGSRTPRDITLPAMPVISTPVQNVKTLPNAGRTVGYLQFNDHIGTAELQLKAAMEWLRTQRATELVVDLRYNGGGYLDLASQLAFMVAGEAQTRDKAFETTRFNNKHTERDPVSGEPILPTPFWSTTSGLFAPADQPLPSLDLRRVYVLTGPDTCSASEAFINGLRGIDIDVVQIGDITCGKPYGFYPQDNCGTTYFSVQFQGVNAKGFGDYPDGLAPTCFVPDDFSHALGDSQEARLAAALAYQVTGACPAVPAGRLAKSAVTGPAAPLLRKPEGLRNRILRPR; from the coding sequence GTGTCTTTTTTCCCCCTGCGTTTTCGTTTCGCCCGTCTTCTGCTGCTGTCCGTTCCGATGGCCGTGCTCGTTGCCTGCGGCGGCGGGGGAGACGCAGGCTCTGGCGTCAGCTTCCTGCCGAACAGCGGCACGGGCACCACGCCGCCGCCCACCACTCCACCCACGGCACCGCCCGATGCGCCCGACGACGGCGATGCCTTGCGCAACGCGCCCTGGGTCGAAGGCGTGTTCCGCACCGCGAGCCTCTACAAGGACCGCTGCGCGGCCCCGCGCACCGGCACGGGCTACGACGGCAAACCCTTCGCGGACAAGGCCGGCCGCACGCTCGACGAGAACAACTGGCTGCGCGCGTGGGTCAACGACACCTACCTCTGGTACGACGAGGTCCCGGACCTGGACCCCGCGCGCTACGCCACGGCCGACTATTTCGACGTGCTCAAAACCCACGCCGTGACGCCGTCGGGCAGGGACAAGGACCAGTTCCATTTCACCTACACCACCGAGGAGTGGAATGCGCTCTCGCGCGCCGGCTCGTCCGTCGGATACGGCGCGCAGTGGGCCTTCCTTTCCTTCTTCCCGCCGCGCGATGTGCGTGTGGCGTACGTGGAGCCCGGCTCTCCCGCGGCCACGACGGGCGCCGGCCTGCCGCGTGGCGCCCAGGTGCTCAAGGTCAACGGTGTCGATCTGGTGAACGACGACACACCGGAAGGCGTCGACGCCCTCAATGCCGCGATCTTTTCGCCCGTGCCGGGGACGCTCACGCGCTTCACCGTTCTCGATGTGGGCAGCCGCACCCCGCGCGACATCACGCTGCCGGCGATGCCGGTGATTTCGACCCCCGTCCAGAACGTCAAGACGCTCCCGAACGCGGGCCGCACGGTCGGCTACCTGCAATTCAACGACCACATCGGCACGGCGGAACTGCAACTGAAGGCCGCCATGGAGTGGCTGCGCACGCAGCGGGCCACCGAGCTGGTCGTCGACCTGCGCTACAACGGCGGCGGCTACCTGGACCTGGCCAGCCAACTGGCTTTCATGGTCGCTGGCGAGGCGCAGACGCGCGACAAGGCCTTCGAGACCACGCGGTTCAACAACAAGCACACCGAGCGCGATCCGGTGTCGGGCGAGCCGATCCTTCCCACGCCTTTCTGGTCCACCACCAGCGGCCTGTTTGCCCCGGCCGACCAGCCTCTGCCCAGCCTCGACCTGCGACGCGTCTACGTGCTCACGGGGCCCGACACCTGCTCGGCCAGCGAGGCGTTCATCAACGGCCTGCGCGGCATCGACATCGACGTGGTCCAGATCGGTGACATCACCTGCGGCAAGCCCTATGGCTTCTATCCCCAGGACAACTGCGGCACCACCTACTTCAGCGTGCAGTTCCAGGGCGTGAACGCCAAGGGCTTCGGCGACTACCCGGACGGCCTCGCACCCACCTGCTTCGTGCCCGACGATTTCAGCCATGCGCTCGGCGATTCGCAAGAGGCGCGCCTGGCCGCCGCGCTTGCGTATCAGGTCACGGGCGCCTGTCCCGCCGTACCAGCCGGTCGCCTCGCCAAGAGCGCCGTCACCGGCCCCGCCGCGCCCTTGCTGCGCAAACCCGAAGGCCTGCGCAACCGCATCCTGCGCCCGCGCTGA
- a CDS encoding MoaF C-terminal domain-containing protein yields MSTDTTKPADWKTYDQFALGIATNRLPATDALAGQTLRLALPDFKLTLQPRAQHTLDWHEDGARGGQGTGDWYEAIEVAPDTFFLDITQSSRPTEALTVVVNTRTRRVLAIRCRIVGADEAAGQPRVPQDFWPGTLEGGTATGSAPHATRDLIGLRTWQTYSPNHTYEHTYLSAERYAWQCLVGVQRGHGDVDLASYWKFDDEQYVFTFREFLIPVASVFFFDFANGRSTGKFLGVTGAGEIANNPAGAFMRKASQTFYPPEFGPV; encoded by the coding sequence ATGAGCACCGACACCACGAAACCCGCCGACTGGAAGACCTACGACCAGTTCGCCCTCGGCATCGCGACCAACCGCCTGCCCGCCACCGATGCACTCGCCGGCCAGACGCTGAGGCTCGCGCTGCCCGATTTCAAGCTCACGCTGCAGCCGCGCGCACAGCACACGCTCGACTGGCACGAAGACGGCGCACGCGGCGGCCAAGGCACCGGCGACTGGTACGAAGCCATCGAGGTCGCGCCCGACACCTTCTTCCTCGACATCACGCAGTCCAGCCGCCCGACCGAGGCGCTGACCGTCGTCGTCAACACGCGCACGCGCCGCGTGCTCGCGATTCGCTGCCGCATCGTCGGCGCCGACGAGGCCGCCGGCCAGCCGCGCGTGCCGCAGGACTTCTGGCCCGGCACGCTCGAAGGCGGCACGGCAACGGGCAGCGCACCGCATGCCACGCGCGATCTCATCGGCCTGCGCACCTGGCAGACCTACAGCCCGAACCACACCTACGAGCACACCTACCTGAGCGCCGAGCGCTACGCCTGGCAATGCCTGGTGGGCGTGCAGCGCGGCCACGGCGACGTCGACCTCGCGAGCTACTGGAAGTTCGACGACGAACAGTACGTCTTCACCTTCCGCGAGTTTTTGATTCCGGTCGCGTCGGTGTTCTTCTTCGACTTTGCGAACGGCCGCTCGACCGGCAAGTTCCTCGGCGTCACCGGCGCCGGCGAGATCGCCAACAACCCCGCGGGCGCCTTCATGCGCAAGGCCTCGCAGACCTTCTATCCGCCCGAATTCGGGCCCGTCTGA
- a CDS encoding SDR family NAD(P)-dependent oxidoreductase translates to MSATESMAGKVAFITGGGTGIGAAVAAQFVAAGGRVVLMGRRLAQLEAVASKLGGLAVAGDAANTADVQRALAAARERFGGVDVLVANAGGHGVGDALSTDDASWALSTRLNLDTAFVCARELLPELIARRGNIVVLSSLAGHFAGPGVVGYVTMKHALIGLVRSLARDYGRQGVRVNAVCPGWVRTEMADEQMQVLVDKHRLPNTDAAYDLVTRDVPMGRAASPDDVANAVLFLASPLAAMVSGSSLMVDGGASAVDLPTIAFAHDV, encoded by the coding sequence ATGAGTGCTACAGAGTCCATGGCCGGCAAGGTCGCCTTCATCACCGGCGGCGGCACCGGCATCGGTGCGGCGGTGGCCGCGCAGTTCGTCGCGGCGGGCGGTCGCGTGGTGCTGATGGGGCGTCGCCTCGCGCAGCTCGAAGCGGTGGCTTCCAAGCTCGGCGGGCTCGCGGTGGCGGGCGATGCGGCGAACACCGCCGATGTGCAGCGCGCCCTGGCCGCTGCGCGCGAACGCTTCGGCGGCGTCGACGTGCTGGTTGCCAACGCGGGCGGCCACGGCGTGGGCGACGCGCTGTCGACCGACGACGCCTCGTGGGCGCTGTCCACGCGCCTGAACCTCGACACCGCTTTCGTCTGCGCGCGCGAGCTGCTGCCCGAGCTCATCGCGCGGCGCGGCAACATCGTCGTGCTCTCGTCGCTCGCGGGCCACTTCGCAGGGCCGGGCGTGGTCGGCTACGTGACCATGAAGCACGCGCTCATCGGCCTCGTGCGTTCGCTGGCGCGCGACTACGGCCGGCAGGGCGTGCGCGTGAACGCCGTGTGCCCCGGCTGGGTGCGCACCGAGATGGCCGATGAGCAGATGCAGGTGCTCGTCGACAAGCACCGCCTGCCGAACACCGACGCGGCCTACGACCTCGTCACGCGCGACGTGCCCATGGGCCGCGCCGCGAGTCCGGACGACGTGGCGAACGCCGTGCTGTTCCTCGCCTCGCCGCTGGCCGCCATGGTCAGCGGCAGTTCTCTGATGGTCGATGGCGGCGCGTCCGCGGTCGACCTGCCCACCATCGCCTTCGCGCACGACGTCTGA
- a CDS encoding aldehyde dehydrogenase family protein has product MNLRDLSIEHLGQVGLQAQRRRGNHIDGHEVVPRNGQYLPVVDPATEMTVAEAPDSGADDVHAAVAGARRTFESAAWKSLRPADRERMLYALSTLIESHADELSALETLQSGKLRGIARMVDVGAGAEFVRYMAGWATKLEGQTLDNSIGIPGAQWVTYTRREPVGVVAAIVPWNFPLAIALWKVAPALAAGCTVVLKPSEETPLTALRLAELALEAGFPPGALNVVCGRGATAGAALAAHPDIRKISFTGSTAVGRHIGHAAVDSMARFTLELGGKSPLIVLGDADPVAAAQGAANGIFFHQGQVCTAGSRVYVQRNLFDEVVRRLAQAAEGLHIGSGFDPKAQFGPLVSKRHLARVMAHIDGAVAEGATLVTGGRLAFDGGCFVQPTVFVDAQPSMRIAREEVFGPVATVVPFDDVDEAVRLANDSAYGLAASVWSNDLSAVHRIVPRLQAGVVWVNAHNVLDNALPLGGVKQSGSGRDLGRAAVESFTELKSVCMAV; this is encoded by the coding sequence ATGAATCTGCGCGACCTGTCGATCGAACACCTCGGCCAGGTGGGCCTGCAAGCGCAGCGCCGCCGCGGCAACCACATCGACGGCCACGAGGTCGTGCCCCGCAATGGGCAGTACCTGCCGGTGGTCGATCCGGCCACCGAGATGACCGTGGCCGAGGCGCCCGACAGCGGCGCGGACGACGTGCACGCGGCCGTCGCCGGCGCGCGCCGCACCTTCGAGAGCGCCGCGTGGAAGTCGCTGCGACCGGCCGACCGCGAGCGCATGCTCTATGCGCTCTCGACGCTCATCGAATCGCACGCCGACGAACTCAGCGCGCTCGAAACCTTGCAAAGCGGCAAGCTGCGCGGCATCGCGCGCATGGTCGATGTGGGGGCGGGCGCGGAGTTCGTGCGCTACATGGCGGGCTGGGCCACCAAGCTCGAAGGCCAGACGCTCGACAACTCCATCGGCATTCCCGGCGCGCAGTGGGTCACGTACACGCGACGCGAGCCGGTGGGCGTGGTCGCGGCCATCGTGCCGTGGAACTTTCCGCTCGCCATCGCGCTGTGGAAGGTGGCGCCCGCGCTCGCGGCCGGCTGCACCGTGGTGCTCAAGCCCTCGGAAGAAACGCCGCTCACCGCGCTGCGGCTGGCCGAACTGGCGCTGGAGGCGGGCTTTCCGCCGGGCGCGCTCAACGTGGTGTGCGGGCGCGGCGCCACGGCGGGTGCGGCGCTCGCCGCGCACCCGGACATCCGCAAGATCAGCTTCACCGGATCGACGGCGGTGGGCCGGCACATCGGCCACGCGGCCGTCGACAGCATGGCGCGCTTCACGCTGGAGCTGGGCGGCAAGTCGCCGCTCATCGTGCTCGGCGATGCCGACCCGGTGGCGGCGGCGCAGGGCGCGGCCAACGGCATCTTCTTTCACCAGGGCCAGGTGTGCACAGCCGGCTCGCGCGTGTACGTGCAGCGCAACCTGTTCGACGAGGTGGTGCGCCGGCTCGCGCAGGCGGCCGAGGGCCTGCACATCGGCTCGGGCTTCGACCCGAAGGCGCAGTTCGGGCCGCTCGTGTCCAAGCGCCACCTGGCGCGCGTGATGGCGCACATCGACGGCGCCGTGGCCGAGGGCGCAACGCTGGTCACGGGCGGGCGCCTGGCCTTCGACGGCGGCTGCTTCGTGCAGCCCACCGTGTTCGTCGATGCGCAGCCGTCGATGCGCATCGCACGCGAAGAGGTGTTCGGGCCCGTCGCGACGGTCGTGCCCTTCGACGATGTCGATGAGGCGGTGCGCCTGGCCAATGACAGCGCCTACGGCCTGGCCGCCAGCGTCTGGTCGAACGATCTCTCGGCTGTGCACCGCATCGTGCCGCGCCTGCAGGCGGGCGTGGTCTGGGTCAACGCGCACAACGTGCTCGACAACGCGCTGCCGCTGGGCGGCGTGAAGCAGTCGGGCAGCGGGCGCGACCTGGGGCGCGCGGCGGTGGAGAGCTTCACCGAACTCAAGAGCGTGTGCATGGCGGTGTAG
- a CDS encoding nuclear transport factor 2 family protein — MRTPYQIVADHYAASDRHDLAAMFADVANDVQWTEMAGFPCAGTHVGPAQVVEKVFQVLGAEWEGYRFVLERLVDGGDTVVGIGDYHARHRTTGKPMQARVTHVWQVQGGQVRRFEQFTDTLLVARAMQP, encoded by the coding sequence ATGCGCACCCCCTACCAGATCGTGGCCGACCACTACGCCGCCTCCGACCGCCACGACCTCGCCGCGATGTTTGCCGACGTGGCCAACGACGTGCAGTGGACCGAGATGGCCGGCTTTCCCTGCGCCGGCACGCACGTCGGCCCCGCGCAGGTGGTCGAGAAGGTTTTTCAAGTGCTCGGCGCCGAGTGGGAGGGCTACCGCTTCGTGCTCGAGCGACTGGTCGATGGCGGCGACACCGTGGTCGGCATCGGCGACTACCACGCGCGCCACCGCACCACCGGCAAGCCGATGCAGGCCCGCGTCACGCACGTGTGGCAGGTGCAGGGCGGCCAGGTGCGGCGCTTCGAGCAGTTCACCGACACGCTGCTCGTCGCGCGCGCCATGCAGCCGTGA
- the priA gene encoding replication restart helicase PriA, which yields MQTPAHAALGDLLSYAGAEPLVPGTLVRVPLGKREVLGVVWNEPTSLEGAEPDMALKPVGAALDALAPLGEAWRDLVAFAGRYYQRSIGEIALAALPPQLRDLSTTQLARRLKRKTTAGPVAETAESANLIALSEEQAAALARIEAETGTFLLVGSTGSGKTEVYLRCVADLLARDPEAQALVMVPEINLTPQLEARFKARFGDEAVVSLHSGMTNPQRLASWLAAHGGAARIVLGTRMAVFASIPGLKLIVVDEEHDPSYKQQEGARYSARDLAVWRGQREKAKVILGSATPSLESWHQSRPPEGDDPGGRYVRLAMPSRIGAGALPAVRLVDMNLQPPKTVISGALLDAIGQRIARGEQSMIFLNRRGYAPVLACGDCGWKSECPHCSAYRVFHKIDRTLRCHHCGFTERVPRACPACGNPDIAPVGRGTERLEEHLAELFAGVKHADGSAVRIARIDADSTKKQGALESQLAAVHAGEVDVLVGTQMIAKGHDFRRITLVAAVNPDGALFSSDFRAPERLFSLLMQSAGRAGRDAAYLAAQGTKAEMWIQTHHAPHPLFAALRRHDYEAFAKQQLEERQAAAMPPFAFQALLRADAREQSVAQGFLNLAADKAEALPGADLVTRYPAVPLAIQRVANVERAQMLIESPSRAALQRLLAAWQPLLHELRRTPEGKGVIRWLVDVDPHSI from the coding sequence GTGCAGACGCCCGCGCATGCCGCGCTCGGTGACCTGCTGAGCTACGCCGGCGCCGAGCCGCTGGTGCCGGGCACGCTGGTGCGGGTGCCACTGGGCAAACGCGAGGTGCTGGGCGTGGTCTGGAACGAGCCGACTTCGCTGGAAGGTGCCGAGCCCGACATGGCGCTCAAGCCCGTGGGCGCCGCGCTCGATGCGCTGGCGCCGCTGGGCGAGGCCTGGCGCGACCTGGTGGCGTTCGCCGGGCGCTACTACCAGCGCTCGATCGGCGAGATCGCGCTGGCCGCCCTGCCGCCGCAGCTGCGCGACCTGAGCACGACGCAGCTGGCGCGCCGCCTCAAGCGCAAGACCACGGCCGGGCCGGTGGCCGAAACGGCCGAATCCGCGAACCTGATCGCACTGAGCGAAGAGCAGGCGGCCGCACTGGCCCGCATCGAGGCCGAGACCGGCACTTTCCTGCTGGTGGGCAGCACCGGCAGCGGCAAGACCGAGGTCTACCTGCGCTGCGTGGCCGACCTGCTGGCGCGCGACCCCGAGGCGCAGGCGCTGGTGATGGTGCCCGAGATCAACCTCACGCCGCAGCTCGAAGCCCGCTTCAAGGCCCGCTTCGGCGACGAGGCCGTGGTGTCGCTGCACAGCGGCATGACGAACCCACAGCGCCTCGCGAGCTGGCTGGCGGCGCACGGCGGCGCCGCGCGCATCGTGCTGGGCACGCGCATGGCGGTGTTCGCGTCGATCCCGGGGCTGAAGCTCATCGTGGTCGACGAAGAGCACGACCCCAGCTACAAGCAGCAGGAAGGCGCGCGCTACTCGGCACGCGACCTCGCCGTGTGGCGCGGCCAGCGCGAAAAAGCCAAGGTGATCCTGGGCTCGGCCACGCCCTCGCTCGAAAGCTGGCACCAGAGCCGGCCGCCCGAGGGCGACGACCCGGGCGGGCGCTACGTGCGACTGGCGATGCCGTCACGCATCGGCGCGGGCGCGCTGCCGGCCGTGCGGCTGGTCGACATGAACCTGCAGCCGCCGAAGACGGTGATTTCGGGCGCACTGCTCGACGCCATCGGCCAGCGCATCGCGCGCGGCGAGCAGAGCATGATCTTCCTGAACCGGCGCGGCTATGCGCCGGTGCTGGCCTGCGGCGACTGCGGCTGGAAAAGCGAATGCCCGCACTGCAGCGCCTACCGCGTGTTCCACAAGATCGACCGCACGCTGCGCTGCCACCACTGCGGCTTCACCGAGCGCGTGCCGCGCGCCTGCCCGGCCTGCGGCAACCCCGACATCGCGCCCGTCGGCCGCGGCACCGAGCGGCTCGAAGAACATCTGGCCGAGCTGTTCGCCGGCGTGAAGCATGCGGACGGCAGCGCGGTGCGCATCGCGCGCATCGACGCCGACAGCACCAAGAAACAGGGCGCGCTCGAATCGCAGCTCGCGGCCGTGCACGCGGGCGAGGTCGACGTGCTCGTCGGCACGCAGATGATCGCCAAGGGCCACGACTTCCGCCGCATCACGCTGGTGGCCGCGGTGAACCCCGACGGTGCGCTGTTCTCCAGCGACTTCCGCGCGCCCGAGCGCCTGTTCAGCCTGCTGATGCAGTCGGCCGGCCGCGCGGGCCGCGACGCCGCCTACCTCGCGGCGCAGGGCACCAAGGCCGAGATGTGGATCCAGACGCACCACGCGCCGCATCCGCTGTTCGCGGCGCTGCGCCGGCACGACTACGAGGCCTTCGCCAAGCAGCAGCTGGAAGAACGCCAGGCCGCCGCCATGCCGCCCTTCGCGTTCCAGGCACTGCTGCGCGCCGACGCGCGCGAGCAATCCGTCGCGCAAGGCTTCCTGAACCTCGCGGCCGACAAGGCCGAGGCGCTGCCTGGCGCCGACCTGGTCACGCGCTACCCGGCGGTGCCGCTGGCGATCCAGCGCGTGGCGAATGTGGAGCGCGCGCAGATGCTCATCGAGAGCCCGTCACGCGCCGCCCTGCAGCGCCTGCTGGCCGCCTGGCAGCCGCTGCTGCACGAGTTGCGGCGAACGCCCGAGGGCAAGGGCGTGATCCGCTGGCTGGTGGACGTGGACCCGCACAGCATCTGA
- a CDS encoding AEC family transporter: protein MLPVFLVTFPFFALIAAGYAAARTRILPLEAIPGLNTFVLYFALPCMLLRFGAGTPIAQLLDGSVALIWGICALAVVAGVVLFTRNARIGWNDAAFGALVAAFPNTGFMGVPLLVALLGAQAAGPIIITIAFDLVVTSSLCIALSRLDGAGSAGRHGATLAARKALRGILVNPMPWSILLGVLLSAVRWQLPGPVERTIAMLADAASPVALFTIGAVLARSALLAREHGASAMVAAAMGTGAGPAPKAPLADVLPVVLVKLVLHPLAVWALGRGAIALGLPLAPSALAVIVLVAALPSASNVSMLAERFGADNGRIARIILWTTVAAFFTFPVAVGALR, encoded by the coding sequence TGCCTGTTTTCCTTGTTACTTTTCCTTTCTTCGCCCTGATCGCGGCCGGCTACGCCGCCGCCCGCACCCGCATCCTTCCGCTGGAGGCGATTCCGGGGCTCAACACCTTCGTGCTGTATTTCGCGCTGCCCTGCATGCTGCTGCGCTTCGGCGCGGGCACGCCCATCGCGCAGCTGCTGGACGGCAGCGTTGCACTGATTTGGGGCATCTGCGCGCTGGCCGTGGTGGCGGGCGTGGTGCTGTTCACGCGCAACGCGCGCATCGGCTGGAACGACGCGGCCTTCGGCGCGCTGGTGGCGGCCTTTCCGAACACCGGCTTCATGGGCGTGCCGCTGCTGGTGGCACTGCTGGGCGCGCAGGCGGCCGGGCCGATCATCATCACGATCGCGTTCGACCTGGTCGTGACCTCGTCGCTGTGCATCGCGCTGTCGCGCCTCGACGGCGCCGGCAGCGCGGGCCGCCATGGCGCGACGTTGGCCGCGCGCAAGGCGCTGCGCGGCATCCTCGTGAACCCGATGCCCTGGTCGATCCTGCTGGGCGTGCTGCTGTCGGCCGTGCGCTGGCAGCTGCCCGGGCCGGTCGAACGCACCATCGCCATGCTGGCCGACGCGGCCTCGCCCGTGGCGCTCTTCACCATCGGTGCGGTGCTCGCACGCTCGGCGCTGCTGGCGCGCGAGCACGGCGCCAGCGCCATGGTGGCGGCGGCAATGGGCACCGGCGCGGGGCCCGCGCCGAAGGCCCCGCTGGCCGATGTGCTGCCCGTGGTGCTGGTGAAGCTGGTGCTGCATCCGCTGGCGGTCTGGGCACTGGGGCGCGGCGCGATCGCGCTGGGGCTGCCATTGGCGCCCTCGGCGCTGGCGGTGATCGTGCTGGTCGCGGCGCTGCCCAGCGCGAGCAACGTGTCGATGCTGGCCGAGCGCTTCGGCGCCGACAACGGCCGCATCGCACGCATCATCCTGTGGACGACGGTGGCGGCGTTCTTCACCTTCCCGGTAGCGGTCGGCGCGTTGCGCTGA
- the hemE gene encoding uroporphyrinogen decarboxylase produces MPFAPLQNDTFLRACWRQATDHTPVWLMRQAGRYLPEYVATRAKAGSFMGLATNTDYATEVTLQPLARYPLDAAILFSDILTVPDAMGLGLSFEAGEGPRFARPVRDEAAVAALEVPDLDKLRYVFDAVGSIRKALNGRVPLIGFSGSPWTLACYMVEGAGSSDYRLVKSMLYGRPDLMHRILAVNADSVAAYLNAQIDAGAQAVMIFDSWGGVLADGAFHEFSLAYTARVLAGLKRHGPDGQPVPRLVFTKGGGLWLGAMRALDCEVLGVDWTVNLAAARRLVAEGAEDKAKAIQGNIDPNVLFAPPAAIEAEVGKVLQAFGKPHTDRTTAGPTHIFNLGHGISQFTPPDHVSALVQAVHDQSRALRA; encoded by the coding sequence ATGCCTTTCGCCCCTTTGCAAAACGACACCTTCCTGCGGGCCTGCTGGCGCCAGGCCACCGATCACACGCCCGTCTGGCTCATGCGCCAGGCCGGCCGCTACCTCCCTGAATACGTTGCCACGCGCGCCAAGGCCGGCAGCTTCATGGGGCTGGCCACCAACACCGACTACGCCACCGAGGTCACGCTGCAGCCGCTGGCGCGCTACCCGCTCGACGCGGCCATCCTGTTCTCGGACATCCTGACGGTGCCCGACGCGATGGGCCTGGGCCTGTCGTTCGAGGCCGGCGAAGGCCCGCGCTTTGCGCGACCGGTGCGCGACGAAGCGGCCGTGGCCGCGCTCGAAGTGCCCGACCTGGACAAGCTGCGCTATGTGTTCGACGCCGTGGGCTCGATCCGCAAGGCGCTCAACGGCCGCGTGCCGCTGATCGGCTTCTCGGGCAGCCCCTGGACGCTGGCCTGCTACATGGTCGAAGGCGCGGGCTCGAGCGACTACCGCCTCGTCAAAAGCATGCTGTACGGCCGCCCCGACCTGATGCACCGCATCCTCGCGGTCAATGCCGATTCGGTGGCCGCGTACCTCAACGCACAGATCGACGCCGGCGCACAGGCCGTGATGATCTTCGACAGCTGGGGCGGCGTGCTCGCCGACGGCGCGTTCCACGAATTCAGCCTGGCCTACACCGCACGCGTGCTCGCCGGCCTGAAGCGCCACGGCCCCGACGGCCAGCCGGTGCCGCGCCTCGTCTTCACCAAGGGCGGCGGCCTGTGGCTGGGCGCCATGCGCGCGCTCGACTGCGAAGTGCTCGGCGTCGACTGGACCGTGAACCTCGCGGCCGCGCGCCGCCTCGTGGCCGAAGGTGCCGAGGACAAGGCCAAGGCGATCCAGGGCAACATCGATCCGAACGTGCTGTTCGCCCCGCCCGCAGCCATCGAAGCCGAGGTCGGCAAGGTGCTGCAGGCCTTCGGCAAGCCCCACACCGACCGCACCACCGCGGGCCCGACGCACATCTTCAACCTGGGCCACGGCATCAGCCAGTTCACGCCGCCCGACCACGTGTCGGCGCTGGTTCAGGCGGTGCACGACCAGTCGCGCGCGCTGCGCGCCTGA